AATCAAACCTACTGAAGCTTAGACAGCTCTGATCTGTTGAGATGTGTTTTTCCCATATGCTTGTATTGCCGTGTCTGGTATATTGGATGGGGATGTATTTATCACCAAGTATACTGTTTCTCAAAAGTAGCAAAGCCTAGATACATAATGATGCGGTGAAAGAAGAATGAAAGATTGGTCCTTGTTCCCATCTTGTTTTCTAATTCTGTATTTCCATTTGGTGAGCTAGCTTAGTGTgtcattctttttcctcttttctgttAGCTAATTCTTGATTTATCTCAACAGATACATGGAGTTAGAAATGGTCGAGTTTACTCTCCATAAAGTCTTGGTGGCTTCCATGAGTCAAGTCATGATAAAAAGCAATGGAAAGGGTGTACGAATTGTCAATGATGTGACGGAAGAAGCCATGACCGAAACTTTGTACGGGGATGCTCTCAGGCTTCAACAGGTCTTAGCAGATTTCTTGTCGGTATCAATTAACTACACCCCAACAGGAAGCCAACTCGTTATTGCAGCTCATTTGACCAAAGATCACTTAGGAGAATCTGTTCAACTTGCACACCTGGAACTAAGGTAATGGAGACATTCTGTTCTCACGTTAACTAGTGCACCTGTTTTTATGCATGCAATTCTCTGTTTATTCAAGTTGGCAATAGATGGccagaaattgaaattgagcaCCCTGTTTCAAACgaattttgtaatttgataCTTCAATTTGAATCAGATTGACCTATGCTGGTGGTGGGATATCGGAAGCGTTGTTGAACCAGATGTTTGAAAATGATGGAGAGATATCTGAGGAAGGCATCAGCCTGCTTATCAGCAGAAAGTTGGTGAAGCTAATGAATGGAGATGTGCAGTACCTGAGGGAAGCTGGAAAATCCACCTTCATCATATCTGTTGAACTCGCTGTAGCTAATAAGTCTGGGTCTagtttgaagggaaaaaattaaCATGTGCAATCGTTCTGTACAGCTGAATGAGAGTTTGAGTCATGTCATGTACCGTGCATCTAGCGAAGGTTCATTTTACTTGTTTTCTCCAGTCTGTTTCAAGTTAATTGAACTCTTTTTGACTCTGAtgtctttttctcttctaaGGGTTATTTAAGGTTTATCAGAAAACCCGGTGTAAGACTAGGTGTATGTTTTCCGGTTTTGTTGctgagaggaaagaagagaaggggatGTCCTAAGGGTTAACCATTGTCAAACACTGTTTTCGTTGCTGTTAAAGTTTTGCTTGAGAAAGATGGCCGTTGCTTTTTGGTGAATtccaaagaaagagaggaagcaTGACAACACTTTTAGAATTGTGAAATTAGAGTTATGAGAACTCAGACTTCTCATGCACACTTAATGTCGGTTCGGAGCTGCGGAACAAGTTAAACGCGAAATGCATGATACAGGTTCTTGCACCTACAGAGCCAATATTCCAGTTCAAAAATCTATCTAAGCAACATTTATGAGCGTTGGCGGAACCCAATTGTGAGTTCGGTCTCCTCTCACATCCCCGGAACATATCACTGACAAATGCCCTAAAGTTTTTTTGCCAAACTTCACTTACATGCGCTGACGAGCAGTTCTGGgctatttttacttttgttgacATATAAGCTATAATGTATTCATGATTGCTGTTGTAAGGATTCAGAAGTAAAGGGTATATTGTTAAATAGCATACGTATCGAATTTCTTTTCTCAGCATGTAACGGTGACGTACAAAGAATAATGAAACGCGGAGAACACGCTGAATATGTATATGAGAAGCACCCGTCTTTGCTCAtgtctcgtttttttttttcccgatcaTCTCCTCTGAGTCTACAAAGAGAATCAAGACAGGCAGGGAAAGACCAATATCTGATCGGGCAATTTAATTTTCTGAGAGCCTTTTGAACTTGATTCGTTCTTGAGCTGGGAAGATGGGATCCATCAAATGGCCCAGAAATTCAGGAGCTCCAGCAGTAAGGAAATCCATGTCTTCATAAGCCGCCACATGTAAAGCTAGTTAGAGCATGCCTTCTACATTAGCTCCCTGAGAAATTTCATTGTTTCATCGAGCTGGTCAGTCTAGTTGATGAACTGGTATATCAAGCTGTACCAGGCAGCAGTAAAGCATCTACAACTGATGGCAATATGTGACTTACACCGAGATATAAAGTCTAGGGCTCGGACGGTGGTCAACTTGAATAAAATGGTGCAGCAGGGAGCAGGCTAGCCAGGATAACATAATTAGTTTTAGcgtttacctttttcttttatctttggtGGGAAAAGCGCATTtagattttgccaatttaattgtACTCAGGAGCTCATTAGAAGATAGCGAATCAGAGATTAGCACGGAGTCACATACACATGGACTGTCCTCGACCAATTGATGGAAGCGATCCATATGTGATATGTATGCGAATTTAAACTTTCAAGACATCTAACCTCCGTCTTTATTATGGTTTTGCATCATATATGTCAAGGTTAGTACAATATTGGTCATTATTTTCACTTCCTAAATATATATCTTGCAAGAACGGCTGGCCAAAAGAAAGTATCTTGCAAGAATGAACTCTAAGATCAATGAGATCCTGTCAGACAGCACCTTTGGTAATGCAATAAAGCTCGAGCTTCAGCTGCGTCTCTTTGGCAAAATCTTTTAAGCCAAGAGTGGGGCAAGTAGGTGCACTTTTGAGCAGTCTTTAATCCTAAGCTTCTTCCATGTGTTACCTTTTTCCCCTTTAATGTTGAGGGTCATAGATAACAATGCTCGGTTTTCACCAGTACTCCTTGCAGGAACATACTCCACCCTTGAAATGGTGAAATCTAACTCGATCCCTTACAATAATTTCTCGATTAAATGCTTGTGAAACAAACTTTGCAAATGAGTGGCAGTCTCTGCATATCCTCAGATTCTTCACTATCCGGATGTTAGTTCCATCGGAGTTCCCGCCAGTCCAAAAGTAATTGCCAGTTTCTCGCTGTGATACTTACTGGAGGACTCAGATGCCCTTCACATGTCAAGTCAGGCATGATCACTTGAAACTTACTATCCACATAACCAGCCAAACTGGCCCTGTAAATTACTTCCTCTAGCTTGCGATAGATTTCGTCTCGATCAGGATGTGACTGATCATCCACAAAAAATCTATGAACCTGGTTGCCAATTTCAATCCAGCTCCAACCAGGAGTCGTCCTAATCCCTTGGCTTTTGATTAACCTTCTCATTCTTGCAACACCTTGCTTGTCATTGCATTCGGCATATATTGTAGCAAGAAGTATACAGTCCCCTGCATTACATGCTCCAAGCTGGACCAGATTCTTAATGGCAATCTCCCTATGCGCACATTTTGGTGGATCTTGCAAGAACCTAGAAGAGTTCGCCAAATGACAGGATCAACCAGAAAAGGAGAGGTTCCTATGATTTCTAGCGCCTTTTCAAGCTTCCCAGCACGTCCATACAGATCAACCATGCATCCATAATGCTTAATTTCTGCCCTTAAGTTGAACTTAGAGCTCATCATGTGGAAAAACTCAACACCCTTGTCCAATAGGCCTCGGTGGCTACAGCCCAACAACAGTCCTAGGAAGGTGATGGAGCTTGGCTGCGCACCTTCTCTCAACATCTGCCTGAATAATAAGACAGCTTCATCTGCACACCCATTCACTCCATACGCAGTGATCATGGAATTCCACGTGAAAACATCCCGTTTCGGCATCCCATTAAAGACAAAAAGAGCCTCGGCCAAGTCACCACATTTCCCATACAGGTCGATAAGAGCATTTGCAACATAAATGTTCCCCAAAAATCCCTCTCGGCTAGCTCTCCTATGCAATTCAACTCCCATATTTAGTGCCCCCACGTGAACACAGCACGAGAGCAATCCCACCAAAGTGAAGCCATCGACACCTACATTCTCTTTCCTCATCCGACGGTACAACCCCAATGCCTCATGATGCAGACCAGCCTGAGAGTAACAGGAGATCATGGAATTCCAAGAAACCAAGTCCCTCTCAGACATACCTTCAAACACCTTCTGCGCGACCTCAACCAACCCATTCCCCACGTAACACCTCATCAGGTTCGTGCAAACCATGACATCCATCTCATACCCAGATCGAATCACGGTGCCGTGAATCTCTCTACACTTTTGTTCGTTCCCAACTCTCTCACACGCCTTGAGCGCGAACGAGAAAGAGTGGCTATCGGCGCAAGAAAAGGGAGACCCGAGCATGCCGTTGTAGTAAAGAAGGGCCTCCCGAGGGGATGCGCCGACAGCAAAGCCTCTGATGATGGAGCTCCAATCGTGGGTCTGCGGGCATTGGATGCGGTCGAACAGAGTCCGGGCATAGGCCAAGCAACCCGAGACAGAGACGGCGCAGAAGTGGAGGAGCTTGCCCGAGATGGAGGGGTCGCTCTGGAGGCCGTGGACGAAGACCCGGGCGTGGATGGCCTTGAGCCTCCTGAGGCTGTTGCATCCTTGCAGGAGGGCGAGGACGGTTTGCGCGGTTGACATGCGAGCATGGTCCGACACAATGATGAGCTGAGTGCGCATCGAAGCTCAAGAGACTGATCGTAATTGTGTCAAGGAAGCCTGACGGGCTTTATAAAACCCTGTATAAAtactcctcttcttcatccttcaaGATCACGCACAGCCTCAGCGAAATCAGAAACTCATCTACAGTTCAAATCTTGCAGCAGAAAGATATATCAAACAGAAGGGAGGATGGAGAGGAGAAAGTTGCTGCTCTGGAAGCTACACGAGCCCGACATGAGGGGCAACTTGGAAGACCAAACGGCATTAGAGTTGCTTCTCAAATCATAATTTACCAAACTGCTTTTGTATTTGCTTAAAATTCTTTAGGTTAAAttactttgtatttttctaatgaattttcaaaatgctgaaccaaacacttCCTAAAGTAAACGTCAGTACGAAAGTAAATGCGACGAAGCTTCCAAAGAAGAGAAGGTCACTATTGAGGAAGAAGTCAAGGCCAAGCCAAAGTTGGATGTGATGCTTCCTCCTTTAGCAAGTGACATGTTTTGTGGGATGGCATATACTGTACATACCACGACGCTGGATTAGGGGCATAATCATACGATCTTGTTGGGCTTATTGGACTGGATTGATTTTGTTGGGCCTCATTTGATTTCATGGTAATTATTAGTTGATTATGATAAACCGATTGATCATCCTATTTAGCGACATAATTTTTGAAGACTGAGATTTCTTTGACTTGATTTATTTAGAAGTttctatataatattttttgtgagGTCACGGGATTCATTTACACCCCCCTCttcaaaacatataaattaataaataaaagttcgtATGTTCACTTCTTATAAAGCAGAAAATTTTTCAAGTTACCGGTATGTCATAGATTAATTTGAACACAATTATTGGTCTTCAAATAACCTAGATCTctcttgctcaaaaaaaaaaaaaaaaaacctagatCTCTTCTCGTTGCTTGAGGTGTGAGCAAAACCCTTGAAACCCGAAAGCCCAGATCGATGCGGTGTGACTTTTGGCCCAAATAGGCTAAGGTGGGGATTTTGGTCCTAGCTTCaaaatatacatattttaataatataaatataaaagtatAAAGAATATATCGTCTGAACACTTTAATAAagtcataaataatttaaaagatagTAGTAAAATCAAATGAGTGAAAAATGAATGCGTCCGTAGTGGTTGGACTAGAAAAAGTGgcaacaaggaaagaaaggaaaaaaagggttaatatcccgaaaaattccaaattggtataccgtgacaaatatactcaaaactatttttttgaccatgaaaaactctaaactagtatacttgtaataaatttaccatgactgattataaaaaactataaattgatacatttatgacaaatttaccttgaattaatttattcaacggcaaaaaaccctaaattgataaatttgtgacaaatatactctctactaaattggattaatactacaaaaaaatcacaaaaattgtgaACTATGACAAGCGGAgtgtaaattttcaaattggcATATCAgttaattgtcacgtgtcatttaatttaataatttgacagtaaaatttaacgaaaactaacaaagggtaaatttgtcataagtgtatcaatttggggtaaatttgtcaaaagtatactagtttggggtttttggtggtttgaaaaatagtttgggatccAATGCCTGGATCCCGGCCTTTGAGGAATTCCGTGATTGTTTGAACCAAGCTGGCCT
The nucleotide sequence above comes from Eucalyptus grandis isolate ANBG69807.140 chromosome 2, ASM1654582v1, whole genome shotgun sequence. Encoded proteins:
- the LOC120290342 gene encoding LOW QUALITY PROTEIN: pentatricopeptide repeat-containing protein At3g56550-like (The sequence of the model RefSeq protein was modified relative to this genomic sequence to represent the inferred CDS: inserted 2 bases in 2 codons; deleted 2 bases in 1 codon) — its product is MSTAQTVLALLQGCNSLRRLKAIHARVFVHGLQSDPSISGKLLHFCAVSVSGCLAYARTLFDRIQCPQTHDWSSIIRGFAVGASPREALLYYNGMLGSPFSCADSHSFSFALKACERVGNEQKCREIHGTVIRSGYEMDVMVCTNLMRCYVGNGLVEVAQKVFEGMSERDLVSWNSMISCYSQAGLHHEALGLYRRMRKENVGVDGFTLVGLLSCCVHVGALNMGVELHRRASREGFLGNIYVANALIDLYGKCGDLAEALFVFNGMPKRDVFTWNSMITAYGVNGCADEAVLLFRQMLREGAQPSSITFLGLLLGCSHRGLLDKGVEFFHMMSSKFNLRAEIKHYGCMVDLYGRAGKLEKALEIIGTSPFLVDPVIWRTLLGSCKIHQNVRIGXIAIKNLVQLGACNAGDCILLATIYAECNDKQGVARMRRLIKSQGIRTTPGWSWIEIGNQVHRFFVDDQSHPDRDEIYRKLEEVIYRASLAGYVDSKFQVIMPDLTCRASESSSKYHSEKLAITFGLAGTPXGTNIRIVKNLRICRDCHSFAKFVSQAFNREIIVRDRVRFHHFKGGVCSCKEYW